The following are encoded in a window of Brevibacillus ruminantium genomic DNA:
- a CDS encoding menaquinone biosynthesis protein, translated as MQKSLRIGQILYTNTLPVYFHFDQAHFEDRIAFIRQVPAQLNEAMARGEIDVGPISSFSYAEHAAEYLVLPDLSVSAKGRVGSIFLFSKKPIEELDGARIALTNTSATSINLLKVILQKFYGHHVSYVTQAPVLAEMMKDADGALLIGDDAIMAIRQRVPYMIYDLGELWNRFTGYSMTFALWAVRKAVLAEHTDLLSEVHDAFMESKKQFHQNPEPLIEYVHNHYGGEKADWRQYFQGLQHVFGDEQRAGLEYYFRCAAEQGLLPEPVKVNVWERAGQQKLR; from the coding sequence ATGCAAAAATCCCTACGCATTGGGCAAATCCTCTACACCAATACACTCCCGGTTTATTTCCATTTTGACCAGGCTCACTTTGAGGATCGAATCGCGTTTATTCGGCAAGTACCTGCTCAATTGAATGAGGCCATGGCTCGCGGAGAGATCGACGTTGGGCCGATTTCATCGTTTAGCTATGCTGAGCATGCCGCGGAATACCTAGTCCTGCCTGATTTGTCAGTCAGTGCAAAAGGACGAGTAGGGTCCATTTTCCTCTTTAGCAAAAAGCCAATTGAAGAATTGGATGGAGCGCGTATCGCACTGACCAATACATCAGCCACCTCGATCAATTTGCTAAAAGTGATCTTACAGAAGTTTTACGGTCATCATGTCTCTTACGTTACACAGGCACCGGTGTTGGCAGAGATGATGAAGGACGCAGATGGGGCGCTCTTGATCGGTGATGATGCCATCATGGCGATTCGTCAGCGGGTACCCTACATGATTTACGATCTGGGAGAGCTGTGGAATCGATTTACCGGCTATTCGATGACGTTTGCACTGTGGGCCGTTCGCAAGGCTGTATTGGCAGAGCATACAGATCTGCTGAGCGAGGTTCACGACGCTTTTATGGAAAGCAAGAAGCAGTTTCATCAGAATCCCGAACCGTTGATTGAGTATGTCCATAACCATTACGGCGGTGAAAAGGCGGATTGGCGCCAATATTTCCAAGGCCTGCAGCACGTATTCGGCGATGAACAACGAGCTGGACTGGAGTATTATTTCCGCTGTGCAGCGGAACAGGGCCTGCTCCCCGAACCAGTAAAGGTGAATGTGTGGGAGAGGGCAGGGCAGCAAAAACTACGTTGA
- a CDS encoding UbiX family flavin prenyltransferase codes for MNKQAWAVGITGASGAIYGVRLVQELLKQGHTVHLMITEAGWQVFHDELDWATDDRPGLLKEKLQQDFSGELHYWGLRDFNCPAASGSYRCQGMIVVPCSMGTLSGIAHGASGNLLERVADVMLKEGRKLVLVPRETPLNAIQLENMLRLSQLGVKILPAMPGFYQKPETMDDLINFVVGKTLDALDVPHALFRRWGE; via the coding sequence ATGAACAAACAGGCGTGGGCAGTCGGCATAACGGGGGCGAGTGGCGCCATTTACGGTGTGAGGCTGGTCCAGGAGCTGTTGAAACAGGGGCATACCGTTCATCTGATGATCACGGAAGCCGGATGGCAGGTGTTCCACGATGAACTTGACTGGGCGACGGACGATCGCCCGGGCCTACTGAAGGAAAAGCTCCAGCAGGATTTTTCTGGCGAGCTTCACTACTGGGGATTGCGAGATTTTAACTGCCCGGCAGCAAGCGGTTCCTATCGCTGCCAGGGTATGATCGTCGTCCCGTGTTCGATGGGGACCCTCTCTGGGATCGCGCATGGCGCCTCTGGCAATTTACTGGAGCGGGTGGCAGACGTGATGCTAAAAGAAGGGCGAAAACTGGTGCTAGTGCCCAGAGAAACGCCTCTAAACGCAATTCAGCTGGAAAATATGCTTCGACTTAGTCAACTTGGGGTTAAAATCTTGCCGGCGATGCCAGGCTTTTATCAGAAGCCGGAAACGATGGATGACCTCATCAATTTTGTCGTAGGCAAGACGTTGGACGCACTTGACGTTCCACACGCTTTGTTTCGGCGCTGGGGGGAATGA
- a CDS encoding UbiA-like polyprenyltransferase — translation MSLRKLKIILEMIKFEHSIFALPFAFMGAVLGKIVVENTWPTWMEIFWVTVAMVGARSAAMSLNRLIDRFIDAKNPRTATRAIPAGLISIFEVIFFIVVSFAVLFFAAFQLNSLAVKLLPLAVFVLILYSYTKRFTWLCHFVLGVAIGFGPLGGWVATTGQVDGTGLLLFISVLFWTAGFDIMYACQDAEFDTKEGLYSMPSRFGIQKALLIARACHVVTFFGLLSLYMIANLSIWFLIGVLISGAILLYEHTLVKPTDLSKLDVAFFNMNGILSLVMFTFTMIDLVIS, via the coding sequence GTGAGTCTTCGTAAATTGAAAATTATTTTGGAAATGATTAAATTCGAGCATTCCATTTTTGCGCTCCCGTTTGCTTTTATGGGAGCTGTTTTGGGTAAAATTGTAGTAGAGAATACGTGGCCGACCTGGATGGAAATTTTTTGGGTAACGGTTGCGATGGTCGGAGCCCGCAGTGCAGCGATGTCGCTGAACCGTTTGATTGACCGCTTTATTGATGCGAAAAATCCGCGTACAGCTACCAGGGCCATACCTGCCGGCCTTATTTCCATTTTTGAAGTGATTTTCTTTATTGTGGTTTCCTTTGCGGTTCTATTTTTTGCGGCATTCCAGTTGAATTCGTTGGCAGTCAAATTGTTGCCGCTCGCAGTCTTCGTTTTGATTCTCTATTCTTATACCAAACGCTTTACTTGGCTTTGCCACTTTGTGCTTGGCGTTGCGATTGGCTTTGGTCCGCTAGGCGGATGGGTAGCGACGACAGGCCAGGTAGACGGGACCGGTCTTTTACTGTTTATCAGTGTACTCTTCTGGACAGCCGGATTTGATATCATGTACGCTTGTCAAGATGCGGAATTCGATACCAAAGAAGGCCTGTATTCCATGCCGAGCCGATTCGGGATTCAAAAAGCGCTGCTCATTGCAAGAGCTTGCCATGTCGTCACCTTCTTTGGTCTATTATCGCTCTACATGATTGCCAATCTGTCCATCTGGTTTTTGATTGGTGTGCTGATTTCTGGCGCGATTCTGTTGTACGAGCATACGCTGGTCAAGCCGACTGACCTCTCGAAGCTCGATGTCGCGTTTTTTAATATGAACGGAATTTTAAGCCTTGTCATGTTTACGTTCACCATGATTGATCTGGTGATATCATGA
- a CDS encoding demethylmenaquinone methyltransferase, with protein MNETQMKEKAEYVHNVFQSIADEYDKMNNVISFGSHVAWRNYTMKQMNIKPGQSAIDVACGTCDWTITLAEAVGKDGRVVGLDFSQNMLDVGAYKVANKGVGGVVNLVNGDAMKLPYEDNSFDYATIGFALRNVPDIQTVLNEMARVVKPGGKVVSLEVSKPPFYPYRQLFYLYFYKILPLVAKWTVNKYEEYAWLPQSLTNFPDSRELAGMFQKAGLEPVQVKLFMGGVAALHIGTKP; from the coding sequence TTGAACGAGACACAGATGAAAGAAAAAGCAGAGTACGTTCACAATGTATTCCAAAGCATCGCCGACGAATACGACAAGATGAACAATGTAATCAGCTTCGGTAGTCATGTCGCTTGGCGTAATTATACGATGAAGCAGATGAATATCAAGCCGGGACAATCGGCCATCGACGTGGCCTGCGGCACCTGTGACTGGACCATTACCCTGGCAGAAGCAGTTGGCAAGGACGGGCGCGTCGTCGGGCTGGATTTTAGTCAGAACATGCTAGATGTGGGTGCCTACAAGGTGGCGAATAAAGGCGTCGGCGGAGTGGTAAATCTGGTAAATGGCGACGCGATGAAACTGCCTTATGAGGACAATTCTTTTGACTACGCCACGATCGGTTTTGCGCTGCGCAATGTCCCGGACATTCAAACCGTATTGAATGAAATGGCTCGTGTGGTCAAGCCCGGCGGCAAGGTCGTTTCACTTGAGGTGTCTAAGCCTCCCTTTTATCCATATCGTCAGCTATTTTATCTCTATTTCTACAAAATCTTGCCGTTGGTTGCCAAATGGACAGTGAATAAGTATGAGGAGTATGCCTGGCTTCCGCAGTCACTCACGAATTTTCCTGACAGCCGGGAGCTTGCTGGCATGTTCCAGAAGGCTGGTCTGGAACCGGTTCAGGTCAAGCTGTTCATGGGTGGAGTGGCGGCATTGCATATAGGGACAAAGCCTTGA
- a CDS encoding heptaprenyl diphosphate synthase component 1, translating to MSKEQKTFIDEIRAIIDQIYERISISYVEQYVDIPAMAENRLALLYLFLLDRGMDKERARTISISTGLMQLGLDMHETVKNTYGETLVDERNRQLTVLAGDYYSSHYYQLLASAGEIEAIRVLADAIQRVNEAKMKLYLADKEGRLSSEEYLKLRTDIDTGLYVAVVEKYAGAEETLKFWTSLLEDTAAVENMISEWEQLKWQEQAPFGFSRFLLQKPGATIGQVLSVIDSKATEMLDMCEQLLRTLHQTEAQDVLAWITSRYSHRVNRLRRVVEEM from the coding sequence ATGAGCAAAGAACAGAAAACATTCATAGATGAGATCCGTGCGATTATCGACCAGATCTACGAACGAATCTCCATATCCTACGTTGAACAATACGTAGACATCCCGGCCATGGCTGAAAACCGCCTAGCGCTGTTGTATCTTTTTCTGCTCGACCGGGGAATGGACAAAGAGCGGGCACGCACGATCTCGATCTCAACCGGCCTCATGCAACTTGGATTGGACATGCATGAAACCGTCAAAAATACGTACGGCGAAACGTTGGTCGACGAGCGAAACCGGCAGTTAACCGTGCTGGCCGGTGATTACTACAGCAGCCATTACTATCAGCTTTTGGCCAGTGCTGGAGAAATCGAAGCGATCCGCGTGCTGGCAGACGCGATTCAACGAGTGAACGAAGCCAAAATGAAGCTCTATCTGGCAGACAAAGAGGGAAGACTTTCTTCCGAAGAGTACTTAAAACTGCGAACGGACATTGATACGGGTCTTTATGTAGCGGTGGTTGAAAAGTATGCAGGGGCGGAGGAGACGCTCAAATTCTGGACGTCGCTGCTGGAAGATACGGCTGCGGTAGAGAATATGATCAGCGAGTGGGAACAGCTAAAGTGGCAAGAACAGGCTCCCTTTGGTTTTTCCCGTTTTCTGCTGCAAAAACCGGGGGCAACGATTGGACAGGTGCTTTCTGTAATCGATTCCAAAGCAACCGAAATGCTGGACATGTGCGAGCAGTTATTGCGAACCCTACATCAGACTGAGGCTCAGGATGTTCTGGCCTGGATTACTTCTCGTTACTCGCATCGTGTCAATCGTCTGAGACGGGTAGTTGAGGAGATGTGA
- the mtrB gene encoding trp RNA-binding attenuation protein MtrB — translation MADKPNTQQDYFIVRAKENGVHVIGLTRGSDTRFHHTEKLDKGEVMLAQFTEHTSAIKVRGKAVIYTHHGIIDTTDEKQA, via the coding sequence GTGGCAGATAAACCGAATACACAACAAGACTATTTTATCGTGCGAGCAAAAGAAAATGGTGTCCATGTGATTGGATTGACAAGAGGTTCGGATACTCGCTTCCACCATACAGAAAAACTGGACAAGGGTGAGGTCATGCTTGCCCAGTTCACTGAGCATACCTCCGCGATCAAGGTAAGAGGAAAAGCAGTCATCTATACGCATCACGGGATTATTGATACGACAGATGAAAAGCAGGCATAG
- a CDS encoding lytic transglycosylase domain-containing protein: MKMTMSLPPNLSAAIRTETGGGIQPASIPGSDLSFADVLQMEVTGGQRVIRAEQIIAELDGSPEWNFDRAFDTYGIRSDDSTEVSKQDILEKISRAARSHGVDEALVREVVRAESNFDPRAVSRAGAKGLMQLMDATAQSLHVRNVYNPEDNLNGGTKYLRGLIDRYDGNVKVALAAYNAGPGRINRLGIDTDEELENKFSQLPVETQKYVDKIMKRLDQNRTS, from the coding sequence ATGAAGATGACGATGTCTTTACCACCCAATCTGTCTGCAGCGATTCGGACTGAGACAGGCGGCGGAATACAACCTGCGTCCATTCCTGGTTCTGATCTTTCTTTTGCAGATGTGCTGCAGATGGAAGTAACAGGTGGACAAAGGGTTATTCGCGCCGAACAGATTATCGCAGAGCTTGATGGTTCTCCAGAATGGAATTTTGATCGAGCATTTGATACATACGGCATTCGAAGTGATGACAGCACGGAAGTAAGCAAGCAGGACATCTTGGAAAAAATCAGTCGCGCTGCGCGCTCTCATGGTGTGGACGAAGCTCTGGTTAGGGAAGTGGTTCGTGCAGAGTCCAATTTTGATCCTCGGGCTGTTTCCAGGGCGGGAGCCAAAGGATTGATGCAACTGATGGATGCGACGGCCCAATCGCTGCATGTCCGAAATGTTTACAATCCGGAGGATAATTTGAACGGAGGTACCAAATACCTTCGGGGATTGATTGATCGTTATGATGGCAATGTAAAGGTAGCTCTTGCTGCTTACAATGCTGGACCTGGTCGCATTAACCGCCTTGGCATTGATACGGATGAAGAGCTGGAAAACAAGTTCAGTCAGCTTCCGGTTGAAACACAAAAATACGTGGACAAGATCATGAAACGGTTGGATCAGAATCGGACATCCTAG
- the folE gene encoding GTP cyclohydrolase I FolE: MSVDLEKIQTAVRMILEAIGENPDREGLLDTPKRVAKMYAEVFEGLRIDEEKYFDTIFSENHEEVVIVKDIPFYSMCEHHLVPFFGKAHVAYIPRGGRVVGLSKLARAVETVAKRPQLQERITSTVADAIVRKLDPHGVVVVVEAEHMCMTMRGVKKPGSKTVTSAVRGIFANDPAARAEVFSLIK, from the coding sequence ATGAGTGTCGATTTGGAAAAAATTCAGACGGCTGTTCGAATGATTCTCGAAGCGATTGGAGAGAACCCGGATCGCGAAGGTCTTCTAGATACACCCAAAAGAGTAGCAAAGATGTACGCCGAGGTATTTGAAGGATTGCGTATAGACGAAGAGAAGTACTTTGATACGATTTTTAGTGAAAACCATGAGGAAGTCGTTATCGTAAAAGATATTCCCTTCTACTCTATGTGTGAGCACCATCTTGTTCCGTTTTTCGGAAAGGCGCATGTAGCTTACATTCCGCGTGGCGGACGCGTCGTAGGGTTGAGCAAGCTGGCTCGCGCCGTAGAGACAGTAGCGAAAAGACCACAGCTGCAAGAGCGGATCACGTCTACTGTTGCGGATGCCATTGTTCGCAAGCTGGACCCGCATGGGGTCGTGGTAGTCGTGGAGGCCGAGCATATGTGCATGACAATGCGCGGAGTGAAAAAGCCCGGTTCCAAAACGGTGACATCAGCGGTTCGTGGTATTTTTGCCAATGATCCGGCGGCACGCGCTGAGGTATTCAGCCTGATTAAATAG
- a CDS encoding HU family DNA-binding protein, giving the protein MNKTELIAKVAETTELTKKDATKAVDAVLDAIADALKQGDKVQLIGFGNFEVRERAARKGRNPQTGEEIEIASSKVPAFKPGKQLKDSIK; this is encoded by the coding sequence ATGAACAAAACAGAACTGATTGCAAAAGTGGCTGAGACCACTGAGCTGACGAAGAAAGATGCAACGAAAGCTGTTGATGCAGTTCTCGATGCCATCGCTGACGCACTGAAACAAGGTGATAAAGTCCAATTGATCGGCTTCGGTAACTTCGAAGTTCGCGAGCGTGCTGCACGTAAAGGTCGCAACCCGCAAACAGGCGAAGAAATCGAAATCGCGTCCAGCAAAGTTCCTGCCTTCAAACCAGGAAAACAACTCAAGGACTCCATCAAGTAA
- the spoIVA gene encoding stage IV sporulation protein A, with protein sequence MERVDIFKDIAERTGGDIYLGVVGPVRTGKSTFIKRFMEQIVIPNIQSEAERIRATDELPQSASGRTIMTTEPKFVPNQAVQVNVTEGLSINVRLVDCVGYTVQGAKGFEDDNGPRMVHTPWYEEPVPFEEAAEVGTRKVITEHSTIGIVVTTDGSIAEIPRASYIEAEERVVNELKEVGKPFVIVVNSTRPRSEETEHMRLELQEKYDVPVLALSVDHMSEQEILMLMKEVLFEFPVHEVNVNLPSWVMVLENGHWLRQNYEDAVKETVQDIRRLRDVDRVVSFFNEYDFVERASLTGMHMGQGIAEIDLYAPDELYDRILMEIVGVEINGKDHLLTIMQDFAHAKKEYDQVAEALHMVRTTGYGIAAPSLHEMTLDEPELIRQGPRFGVRLKATAPSIHMIRVDVESEFAPIIGTEKQSEELVRYLMQDFDKDPLSIWNSDIFGRSLHSIVREGIQAKITMMPDNARYKLQETLGRIINEGSGGLIAIIL encoded by the coding sequence GTGGAACGAGTCGATATTTTTAAAGACATTGCCGAACGGACGGGCGGGGATATCTACCTGGGGGTAGTCGGGCCGGTTCGCACGGGAAAATCGACCTTTATCAAGCGGTTTATGGAGCAGATCGTCATCCCGAATATTCAATCGGAGGCAGAGCGGATCCGGGCAACGGATGAGCTGCCGCAAAGCGCTTCCGGGCGAACAATCATGACGACTGAACCTAAATTCGTTCCCAACCAAGCCGTCCAGGTAAACGTTACGGAAGGACTCAGCATTAACGTTCGCCTCGTTGACTGCGTCGGCTACACGGTTCAAGGAGCAAAAGGCTTTGAAGACGATAACGGCCCGCGCATGGTTCATACACCGTGGTATGAAGAGCCGGTCCCGTTTGAAGAAGCAGCAGAAGTGGGAACACGAAAAGTCATCACGGAACACTCGACGATCGGCATTGTGGTCACGACAGACGGCAGTATTGCCGAAATCCCAAGAGCCAGTTACATCGAGGCGGAAGAGCGCGTAGTCAATGAATTGAAAGAAGTTGGCAAGCCTTTCGTGATCGTTGTCAACTCGACTCGTCCGCGTTCGGAGGAGACGGAGCATATGCGACTGGAACTCCAGGAAAAATACGATGTTCCTGTCTTGGCTTTGTCTGTCGATCACATGTCCGAGCAAGAAATTCTGATGCTGATGAAGGAAGTGCTGTTTGAGTTCCCTGTCCATGAAGTAAACGTGAACTTGCCAAGCTGGGTAATGGTACTGGAAAACGGACACTGGCTGCGCCAGAACTACGAAGATGCCGTGAAGGAAACCGTTCAGGATATTCGCCGACTGCGGGATGTCGACCGTGTCGTTAGCTTTTTCAACGAATATGATTTCGTAGAGCGGGCATCGCTGACCGGCATGCATATGGGGCAAGGCATCGCCGAGATTGATCTGTATGCACCGGATGAGCTGTACGACCGCATCCTCATGGAGATTGTCGGTGTTGAAATAAACGGCAAAGATCATCTCCTGACGATTATGCAGGATTTTGCTCATGCCAAGAAAGAGTATGATCAGGTAGCGGAAGCGCTTCATATGGTTCGCACCACGGGCTACGGCATAGCTGCGCCGTCTCTGCACGAGATGACCTTGGACGAACCTGAACTCATCCGACAAGGACCGCGTTTCGGTGTCAGGCTGAAAGCGACGGCACCCTCGATTCACATGATTCGAGTGGACGTCGAGTCTGAATTCGCGCCGATCATCGGAACGGAGAAGCAAAGTGAGGAGCTGGTTCGCTATCTGATGCAAGACTTTGACAAGGATCCACTTTCTATTTGGAATTCCGATATCTTTGGCCGATCCCTTCATTCGATTGTACGCGAAGGAATTCAGGCAAAAATCACGATGATGCCTGACAATGCACGCTATAAACTTCAGGAAACGCTTGGACGGATCATCAATGAAGGCTCGGGCGGACTCATCGCGATCATCCTGTAA
- a CDS encoding 2Fe-2S iron-sulfur cluster-binding protein has protein sequence MGKITFLPAGKSIKVRPGQSIISAARSARIVIPQRCGGHASCLMCRVVVESGEISQPSSLEKRKMPEADLKGGVRLACQAEATGKDCTIRIPESKWKSVVQAALERERIQNEEEW, from the coding sequence GTGGGAAAAATAACGTTTCTTCCCGCTGGAAAGTCGATTAAAGTACGGCCTGGCCAGAGCATCATCAGTGCGGCACGTTCTGCCCGGATCGTCATTCCGCAGCGTTGCGGGGGGCACGCTTCCTGCCTGATGTGCCGGGTCGTAGTGGAGAGCGGCGAAATCAGTCAGCCGTCATCGCTGGAGAAAAGAAAAATGCCGGAAGCTGATCTGAAAGGCGGGGTACGACTCGCCTGCCAGGCTGAAGCGACCGGAAAAGATTGCACAATTCGGATTCCGGAAAGCAAATGGAAATCAGTCGTACAAGCTGCGCTGGAGCGGGAGCGAATACAAAATGAAGAAGAATGGTAG
- a CDS encoding 2Fe-2S iron-sulfur cluster-binding protein: MNQLTLLTRNGSHQMPLETDQTIVSIAKKHKLAWGYACERGICAQCRTHVQEGAEFLNEITEAEKLRLRKAERAEGYRLGCQIKVICEGNVTLAHRPY; the protein is encoded by the coding sequence ATGAACCAATTGACATTGCTGACACGAAATGGGAGCCACCAAATGCCCTTGGAAACAGACCAAACGATTGTTTCGATTGCGAAAAAGCACAAATTGGCCTGGGGATACGCGTGTGAGCGTGGAATATGCGCGCAATGCCGGACGCACGTCCAAGAAGGCGCAGAGTTTTTGAACGAAATAACAGAGGCGGAAAAGCTCCGCCTGAGAAAAGCGGAGCGAGCCGAAGGGTATCGGCTCGGCTGTCAGATCAAAGTGATTTGCGAGGGCAATGTTACTTTGGCTCACCGCCCATATTGA
- a CDS encoding DUF2768 family protein has product MPIDPMTKMNISLVAIALMFICNFLMIFARKTANGVLRFALKTIAFLMLLVTFVMIIIVIFA; this is encoded by the coding sequence ATGCCTATCGATCCGATGACCAAGATGAACATATCCTTGGTGGCGATTGCGCTCATGTTCATCTGCAATTTTCTGATGATTTTTGCACGAAAAACGGCAAATGGCGTGCTTCGTTTTGCCTTGAAGACCATAGCCTTCTTGATGCTTCTGGTTACCTTTGTCATGATCATTATCGTAATTTTTGCGTAG
- a CDS encoding stage VI sporulation protein F: MENNMSRRFFEKLQNQAANQVDQGKLRSLAGQLQRSDFEDEDKLRQVIRSLAAMTGKTLDAEKEDQVVEMFRNQEIRLNDVASLTKLLR; this comes from the coding sequence ATGGAGAACAATATGTCTCGCCGTTTTTTTGAGAAACTGCAAAATCAGGCTGCAAATCAAGTGGACCAGGGGAAATTGCGTTCGCTGGCTGGACAATTGCAACGTAGTGATTTTGAAGACGAGGATAAATTGAGACAAGTGATTCGTTCGCTGGCTGCGATGACCGGTAAGACGTTGGACGCGGAAAAAGAAGACCAGGTTGTAGAAATGTTTCGCAATCAGGAGATTCGTTTAAACGATGTAGCGTCATTGACCAAACTGTTGCGTTAA
- a CDS encoding NAD(P)H-dependent glycerol-3-phosphate dehydrogenase: MNVEGEALSLDVAVVGAGSWGTALASVFADNGYRVSLWMRDSKLAEHVNKHHVNKKYLPDVRLSEQIIASADVREVVQGKPVVLLAVPSHAMRTVTRELAPYLDPDVLLIHATKGFEMETLKRMSEVIGEEIPESIASSLVVLSGPSHAEEVILRSPTTVVVASASEQNMLRAQDLLMNNYFRVYTNPDLIGAELAGALKNIIALGAGMSDGLGYGDNAKAALLTRGLAEITRLGVKLGAMPLTFAGLAGIGDLVVTCTSKHSRNWRAGYLLGQGKPLDQVLEQMGMVVEGVRTTNASYALSRREEVSMPITDVLYRILFEGTSPRQGVEELMGRGRTYENEFLGPYLR; encoded by the coding sequence ATGAATGTGGAGGGGGAAGCTTTGAGTCTAGATGTTGCAGTCGTAGGGGCCGGAAGCTGGGGGACAGCACTGGCATCCGTTTTTGCCGACAATGGCTATCGCGTGAGCTTATGGATGCGGGATTCCAAACTGGCTGAGCATGTCAATAAACATCATGTAAACAAAAAGTACTTGCCCGATGTTCGTCTGTCCGAACAGATCATCGCCTCTGCCGATGTAAGAGAGGTTGTCCAGGGCAAGCCTGTAGTATTACTGGCCGTGCCCTCTCATGCCATGCGCACCGTCACGCGAGAATTGGCACCTTATTTAGATCCCGACGTATTGTTGATCCATGCGACCAAAGGGTTCGAAATGGAAACACTGAAACGAATGTCGGAGGTCATCGGAGAAGAAATTCCGGAGTCCATCGCCAGCAGCTTGGTCGTTTTGAGTGGGCCAAGCCATGCCGAGGAAGTGATTTTGCGTTCTCCCACCACCGTGGTAGTCGCTTCCGCTTCCGAGCAAAATATGCTGCGTGCCCAAGACCTTTTAATGAACAACTATTTCCGCGTCTATACAAACCCAGACTTGATCGGTGCCGAGCTGGCCGGTGCTTTGAAAAACATCATCGCTCTCGGAGCAGGTATGTCAGATGGCTTGGGCTATGGAGACAACGCCAAAGCAGCACTCTTGACCAGAGGGTTGGCAGAAATCACAAGACTTGGGGTCAAGCTGGGGGCAATGCCGCTCACATTTGCAGGTTTGGCAGGAATTGGAGATTTGGTGGTGACCTGCACCAGCAAGCACAGCCGCAACTGGCGTGCCGGATATCTGCTGGGCCAAGGCAAACCGCTTGACCAGGTATTGGAACAGATGGGGATGGTCGTCGAGGGTGTGCGTACGACCAATGCATCGTATGCGCTGTCTCGGCGAGAAGAAGTCAGCATGCCGATCACGGACGTATTGTACCGGATATTATTTGAGGGGACGTCTCCGCGCCAAGGTGTGGAAGAACTGATGGGCCGCGGGCGGACGTACGAAAACGAGTTTCTCGGACCCTATTTGCGATAA
- the plsY gene encoding glycerol-3-phosphate 1-O-acyltransferase PlsY → MVFLSLVISYLIGSISFSYLIAKKIAGIDIRSHGSGNAGATNTLRVLGKGPAILVLLLDALKGLAAMGLAHWLTDGHALAYALSGLFAIIGHNWPIFFGFRGGKGIATTVGVALGFSPLAFLISVVITVLIIAVTRYVSLGSLVLVTVLPIFLFVLGKDPAFIWVSVVLALFAYVRHYSNIRNLLSGRERKLGEGSRPLK, encoded by the coding sequence ATGGTGTTTTTGTCCTTGGTGATCAGCTATCTGATTGGATCGATCAGCTTCAGTTACCTCATTGCCAAAAAAATTGCAGGCATAGATATCCGATCGCATGGGAGCGGTAACGCAGGCGCGACCAATACGTTGCGCGTGCTGGGGAAAGGACCGGCAATCCTCGTGTTGCTTTTGGATGCGTTAAAGGGATTGGCGGCCATGGGCCTGGCTCACTGGCTGACGGACGGACATGCACTCGCGTATGCCTTATCCGGCTTATTTGCCATTATTGGACATAACTGGCCTATCTTTTTTGGCTTTCGCGGAGGAAAGGGAATTGCAACGACTGTCGGCGTGGCACTCGGCTTTTCTCCGCTTGCCTTTCTTATTTCCGTAGTCATCACCGTTTTGATTATTGCGGTAACTCGTTATGTATCACTCGGATCTCTGGTGCTGGTCACCGTCCTGCCGATTTTTCTCTTCGTGCTGGGAAAGGATCCGGCATTTATCTGGGTCAGTGTTGTACTGGCTCTGTTTGCCTACGTACGTCATTACAGCAATATCCGAAATCTTCTATCTGGTAGGGAAAGAAAACTGGGTGAGGGTTCCCGTCCTTTGAAATAA